From Deinococcus ruber, a single genomic window includes:
- a CDS encoding metallophosphoesterase family protein — translation MLKRQMLSLLPVLLLAACAPAQMGRTGAANSDVLFTFSTVGDSREDPTTEGLSAQNKLWLQNTRAWSRIMNEANAQGAEALFFNGDMIMGYTTDRVTLDRQYAFWRGMAATLMERGTYVMPVAGNHEVQEKGTDAAGKGIKLARVGNEEAWRANMGDLIMDAGRWKTLTGLDASAFDPANTPVAGGADKVSTDQAQLTYSFDAGGSHFAVINTDAVGWDSHAPAAWLARDLAAAKARGAAHIFVFGHKPAYTYKYNDKVPAGGIDTDPENQQAFWNTIETYNATYFSGHEHIYHADQPTRAQGGKAWQVIVGSGGSPFEAKPGDSQNPQDRMYAWVTVQVMKSGQVHVDAYGFNDQYGPTQKLASWNL, via the coding sequence ATGCTGAAACGCCAGATGCTGTCGCTGCTTCCTGTCCTGCTGCTCGCCGCGTGTGCCCCCGCTCAGATGGGCAGAACAGGCGCTGCGAATTCGGATGTGCTGTTTACCTTCAGCACCGTGGGAGACAGCCGGGAAGACCCCACCACCGAGGGTCTGAGCGCTCAGAACAAGCTGTGGCTTCAGAACACCCGCGCCTGGAGCCGCATCATGAACGAGGCCAACGCTCAGGGTGCAGAGGCGCTGTTCTTCAACGGCGACATGATCATGGGATACACGACCGACCGCGTGACGCTCGACCGGCAGTACGCCTTCTGGCGCGGAATGGCCGCCACGCTGATGGAGCGCGGCACCTACGTGATGCCGGTCGCGGGAAATCATGAGGTGCAGGAGAAGGGCACCGACGCGGCGGGCAAGGGCATCAAGCTGGCGCGTGTGGGCAACGAGGAAGCGTGGCGTGCCAACATGGGCGACCTGATCATGGATGCTGGCCGGTGGAAGACCCTGACCGGACTCGACGCCAGCGCCTTCGATCCGGCCAATACCCCGGTGGCGGGCGGAGCAGACAAGGTCAGCACCGATCAGGCCCAGCTGACCTACAGCTTCGATGCGGGCGGCTCGCATTTCGCGGTCATCAATACCGACGCGGTGGGCTGGGACAGCCACGCGCCTGCCGCCTGGCTCGCCCGTGACCTGGCAGCGGCCAAGGCGAGGGGCGCGGCGCACATCTTCGTGTTCGGCCACAAGCCCGCTTACACCTACAAGTACAACGACAAGGTGCCAGCGGGCGGCATCGACACCGATCCCGAAAACCAGCAGGCCTTCTGGAACACCATCGAGACGTACAACGCCACGTATTTCAGCGGCCATGAGCACATCTATCACGCCGATCAGCCGACCAGGGCGCAGGGTGGAAAGGCGTGGCAGGTGATCGTGGGATCGGGCGGCAGCCCCTTCGAGGCCAAGCCGGGCGACAGCCAGAACCCGCAGGACCGCATGTACGCCTGGGTCACGGTACAGGTGATGAAAAGCGGGCAGGTGCATGTCGATGCCTATGGGTTCAATGACCAGTACGGCCCCACCCAGAAACTGGCGAGCTGGAATCTCTGA
- a CDS encoding ATPase, T2SS/T4P/T4SS family — MSLSIGDRRLGAMLLEQGYVNDSDLQRALDRQIEIGGRLADILVDGGVVGEKRIAHAIEEALGIPLVDLTSLDPSPVALRSLKAQIAESAQAFPFALDGDTLRVAFVDPLSSLTLEIVEDASGLNIELYQALREQVQWAIALYYPELGRSAPMPASLTAVQGTFLGQRLIINGHLREDQLKVALEQQSYGGEAIGSILLRLEMITEDQLYEALAEQAGTTYVPDLSGYEPEVDVLGLLLRVDALQLSVVPLEDRGLEVQVIGSDQRRQQDIEALLGRPVEMLLGRPADVEALIERCYPQNGRLGEQMLRQGSLSRSQLREALQVQARSGKVKPLGEVIVDLGFASSEEIDQALQKQTAGGGRLEDTLVQSGKLSPEMLARSLASQLGYEFLDPVQSPPDPKVALLINESTARRYTVVPMRLQGNALVVAMKDPRNVFALDDLRLISGRDIIPAVMAEKDIVRLIERYFGSADMVQLNERLVQESRTRDRERESQVDTTDLDDNAVVRVVDNIIREAALQDASDIHIEPTEHHLRVRYRIDGTLRDHMELPKGSAQSVLARIKILGQLDIAERRIPQDGRLRFRKGSIDLDLRLSTLPTVYGEKAVMRLLQKAHNIPEVEQLGLSEHNFQRFSDLIEKPNGIFLITGPTGSGKSFSSFSILKRIARPEKNTTTIEDPVEYEIPGINQSQVNPVAGLTFARALRAFLRQDPDIIFVGEIRDAETAKIATEAALTGHLVLATLHTNDAPGAVTRLEEMGVENFNIGASLIGVLGQRLVRKVCPDCKTPTNADPDVLRRLGLNDKELRGATLFRGAGCPRCGGTGYKGRMGIHELMVIDEPLRRAIGKGEPASELREIATSQSSMKTLRQDGIEKAMLGITTLEEVLAVTSA; from the coding sequence ATGTCACTTTCTATCGGAGACCGCAGATTGGGTGCGATGCTACTCGAACAGGGCTACGTCAACGATTCCGATCTGCAGCGCGCCCTTGATCGACAGATTGAAATTGGGGGGAGACTGGCAGATATTTTGGTGGATGGCGGCGTGGTAGGCGAAAAGCGCATTGCTCACGCCATCGAGGAAGCGCTGGGGATTCCACTGGTCGATCTGACGAGTCTCGATCCCAGTCCGGTTGCCCTCCGGAGTCTCAAGGCTCAGATTGCCGAATCGGCACAGGCCTTCCCCTTCGCGCTGGATGGTGACACGCTGCGGGTGGCCTTCGTCGATCCGCTGAGCAGCCTGACGCTCGAAATTGTCGAGGATGCCAGCGGTCTGAACATCGAGCTGTATCAGGCACTGCGCGAACAGGTGCAGTGGGCCATTGCGCTGTATTACCCGGAACTCGGCCGCAGCGCTCCAATGCCTGCCAGTCTAACGGCGGTACAGGGGACCTTTCTGGGACAGCGGCTGATCATCAATGGTCATCTGCGAGAAGATCAGCTCAAGGTTGCTCTCGAACAGCAGAGTTATGGCGGCGAGGCAATCGGTTCGATTCTGCTGCGCCTGGAGATGATCACCGAGGATCAGCTGTACGAGGCCCTCGCCGAGCAGGCCGGAACCACCTACGTTCCTGACCTCAGCGGGTATGAACCAGAGGTGGACGTGCTGGGGCTGCTGTTGCGGGTCGATGCGTTGCAACTGTCGGTGGTGCCACTGGAAGATCGGGGCCTGGAAGTTCAGGTGATTGGCAGTGACCAGCGTCGGCAGCAGGATATCGAGGCGCTGCTGGGGCGACCGGTCGAGATGCTGCTGGGCCGCCCCGCCGATGTCGAGGCCCTGATCGAGCGCTGTTACCCGCAGAACGGGCGGCTGGGCGAACAGATGCTGCGCCAGGGGTCGCTGTCGCGCTCACAGCTGCGCGAGGCCTTGCAGGTGCAGGCCCGCAGCGGCAAGGTCAAGCCGCTCGGTGAGGTGATCGTCGATCTGGGCTTTGCCAGCAGTGAGGAGATCGATCAGGCCTTGCAGAAGCAGACCGCGGGCGGCGGCCGTCTGGAAGACACCCTGGTGCAGTCCGGCAAACTCAGCCCCGAGATGCTCGCCCGCTCGCTCGCCTCTCAGCTCGGCTACGAGTTCCTCGATCCCGTCCAGAGTCCCCCTGACCCCAAAGTGGCGCTTTTAATCAATGAATCGACCGCCCGGCGGTACACGGTGGTGCCGATGCGCTTACAGGGGAACGCGCTGGTGGTGGCGATGAAAGACCCGCGCAACGTGTTCGCGCTGGACGATCTGCGGCTGATCAGCGGGCGCGACATCATCCCGGCGGTGATGGCCGAGAAAGACATCGTGCGCCTGATCGAGCGCTACTTCGGCTCGGCCGACATGGTGCAGCTCAACGAGCGCCTGGTGCAGGAAAGCCGCACCCGCGACCGGGAACGCGAGTCGCAGGTCGACACCACCGATCTGGACGACAACGCGGTGGTGCGGGTGGTGGACAACATCATCCGCGAGGCGGCCCTCCAGGACGCCTCGGACATCCACATCGAGCCGACCGAACACCATCTGCGGGTGCGCTACCGCATCGACGGCACGCTGCGCGACCACATGGAGCTGCCCAAAGGCTCGGCGCAGAGCGTGCTGGCCCGTATCAAGATCCTGGGACAGCTGGACATCGCCGAGCGGCGCATTCCGCAGGACGGGCGGCTGCGGTTTCGCAAGGGCAGCATCGATCTGGATCTGCGCCTGAGCACGCTGCCCACGGTGTACGGGGAAAAAGCGGTGATGCGCCTGCTGCAGAAGGCCCACAACATCCCGGAAGTCGAGCAGCTGGGCTTATCGGAGCACAACTTCCAGCGCTTCAGCGATCTGATCGAGAAACCCAACGGGATCTTTCTGATCACCGGGCCGACCGGCTCGGGCAAGTCGTTTTCCAGCTTCAGTATTCTCAAGCGCATCGCGCGGCCTGAGAAGAACACCACCACCATCGAAGACCCGGTGGAGTACGAGATTCCCGGCATCAACCAGTCGCAGGTCAACCCGGTGGCCGGGTTGACGTTTGCCCGCGCGTTGCGGGCCTTCCTGCGCCAGGACCCCGACATCATCTTCGTGGGCGAGATCCGCGACGCCGAAACCGCCAAGATCGCCACCGAAGCCGCGCTCACCGGCCACCTGGTGCTGGCCACCCTGCACACCAACGACGCGCCGGGCGCGGTGACGCGCCTGGAAGAGATGGGGGTGGAGAACTTCAACATCGGCGCGTCGTTGATCGGGGTGCTGGGCCAGCGACTGGTGCGCAAGGTGTGCCCCGACTGCAAGACGCCGACCAATGCCGACCCGGACGTGCTGCGCCGCCTGGGGCTGAACGACAAGGAACTGCGCGGGGCGACGCTGTTCCGGGGCGCGGGGTGCCCGCGCTGCGGAGGCACCGGGTACAAGGGACGCATGGGCATTCACGAACTGATGGTGATCGACGAACCGCTGCGCCGGGCGATCGGCAAGGGCGAACCGGCCAGCGAACTGCGCGAGATCGCCACGTCGCAGAGCAGCATGAAGACCCTGCGCCAGGACGGCATCGAAAAGGCCATGCTCGGCATCACCACCCTCGAAGAAGTCCTCGCCGTCACCAGCGCGTAA
- a CDS encoding IS3 family transposase (programmed frameshift), with translation MKGTRYTEPQILEILGQVDAGQPLAELTRLHGVAVSTIHRWKAKYGGMTKDETKRFRLLEEEHRRLKKLVADLSLDNQVLKEVVGKKMVNPDATPQSQTPLKRQVVGFVRQRFGVTERRACRQLGFWRSTQRHNSPGEEKDEALKTRLRILALERPRFGYRRLHVLLRREGQEVNHKRVYRIYRAEGLAVRRKARKKLAAGERGQKPAVSAANQRWSMDFMSDQLASGQRFRVLNVVDDFTRECLVMHVGTSITGADVARLLTAVLAERAQPAMIVTDNGPEFISRALDQWAHERGIIQHFNRPGKPVENAYIERFNGRVRDECLNLHWFQTLPQARLIVAAWHQDYNEVRPHSSLEDRSPNEYARLKQAG, from the exons ATGAAAGGAACACGGTACACCGAGCCGCAGATTCTGGAGATCCTCGGGCAGGTCGACGCAGGCCAACCGCTTGCTGAACTCACGCGGCTCCATGGAGTCGCGGTCAGCACGATCCACAGATGGAAGGCAAAATACGGCGGGATGACCAAAGACGAGACCAAACGGTTTCGTCTCCTGGAGGAAGAACATCGCCGCCTGAAGAAGCTGGTCGCTGACCTCTCCCTTGACAATCAGGTGTTGAAAGAGGTGGTCG GCAAAAAAATGGTGAACCCCGACGCGACGCCACAGTCCCAGACGCCGTTGAAACGGCAGGTGGTGGGCTTTGTGCGGCAGCGCTTCGGGGTGACGGAACGGCGGGCGTGTCGCCAGCTGGGCTTCTGGCGCTCCACCCAAAGGCACAACAGCCCTGGAGAAGAAAAGGATGAGGCCTTGAAGACTCGGCTTCGTATCCTGGCGCTCGAACGACCTCGCTTCGGGTACCGTCGCCTCCACGTTCTACTCAGACGCGAAGGGCAAGAGGTGAACCACAAACGGGTATACCGGATCTATCGGGCTGAGGGCCTCGCCGTGAGGCGCAAGGCCCGCAAGAAGCTGGCTGCAGGTGAACGGGGGCAGAAACCAGCGGTTTCTGCCGCCAATCAGCGCTGGAGCATGGATTTCATGTCTGATCAGCTGGCTTCAGGTCAACGGTTTCGTGTCCTGAACGTGGTAGACGACTTCACGCGGGAGTGTTTGGTGATGCACGTTGGCACTTCCATCACCGGCGCAGACGTGGCCCGACTTCTGACAGCGGTGCTGGCTGAGCGCGCTCAGCCAGCGATGATCGTCACCGACAACGGCCCAGAATTCATCAGCAGGGCTCTGGATCAGTGGGCCCACGAGCGCGGCATCATTCAGCACTTCAACCGGCCCGGAAAACCGGTTGAGAACGCCTATATCGAGCGTTTCAATGGCAGAGTCAGGGACGAGTGCCTGAACCTCCACTGGTTCCAGACCCTGCCACAGGCTCGACTGATTGTGGCTGCCTGGCACCAGGACTACAACGAGGTTCGTCCACACAGCTCTCTGGAGGACCGCTCACCCAACGAGTACGCCCGCCTGAAACAGGCGGGCTGA
- a CDS encoding replication initiator protein A, producing the protein MARKVSKLQLNPKPSGEIRQFDETNLARLGLISAQERIASSYTTWKTAYDVNGHDGELSCFSPAEVGGVPHGVDGDFVTALNTLYLEQGAPVDALVHTTAYQLIQRAGFEDNGASNERLAESLRRLRVAEYVIGRAWRRRGEEGNGWASVAFSYISQIRQSTPEHRDLSRGTTLSIQLADPVAESIRNQYIHPLDLEFQVTLKRPLTRALYRLLNARRYSEQDQLNPIAQFTVLVSDWARDCKLTEVITARIKRNLEEAHQELIRRQYLADVIFEGRGSKATIIYVYGDVGTAQQSVQVTPDSPLVQTLIEQQVARNVAVKLIKDYGEAHVYARLERFATLIASGYQPRQSGALLVDIIKDQEGKYGDGTGIVSVQKVATKPRQGTQQTASRNAPRHDSTDAEDAREEAEFRALPLEEQAARTVSALKMILRS; encoded by the coding sequence ATGGCCCGCAAGGTGAGCAAGTTGCAGCTCAACCCGAAACCATCCGGCGAAATCCGGCAGTTTGACGAGACCAATCTGGCACGACTTGGCCTGATCAGCGCACAGGAGCGCATTGCATCCAGTTACACCACCTGGAAGACGGCTTACGACGTCAACGGTCATGACGGTGAACTGTCTTGTTTCTCACCTGCGGAGGTCGGCGGTGTGCCGCACGGTGTGGACGGCGATTTCGTGACTGCGCTCAACACCCTGTATCTGGAACAGGGAGCACCAGTTGATGCTCTTGTGCATACCACCGCCTATCAACTCATCCAAAGGGCAGGGTTCGAAGACAATGGTGCGTCGAACGAAAGGCTTGCAGAGTCACTGCGGCGGTTACGGGTTGCGGAGTACGTGATTGGCCGTGCATGGCGGCGACGTGGGGAAGAGGGCAACGGTTGGGCGAGTGTCGCCTTTTCGTACATCAGCCAGATTCGTCAGAGCACACCGGAACACCGCGACCTGAGCCGAGGCACCACGCTGAGTATTCAGCTCGCCGACCCGGTTGCTGAGAGCATTCGTAACCAGTACATCCATCCGCTTGATCTGGAGTTTCAGGTTACGCTGAAACGTCCGCTCACACGGGCGCTGTACCGCCTGCTGAACGCCCGGCGATACAGCGAACAGGATCAGCTGAACCCTATCGCTCAGTTCACCGTCTTGGTATCCGACTGGGCACGTGACTGCAAGCTGACTGAAGTGATTACCGCCCGAATCAAGCGGAATCTGGAGGAAGCGCATCAGGAACTGATTCGGCGGCAGTACCTGGCGGATGTCATCTTCGAGGGACGCGGCAGCAAGGCAACCATCATCTACGTTTACGGCGATGTGGGTACCGCGCAACAGAGTGTGCAGGTCACACCAGATTCACCGTTGGTTCAGACGTTGATCGAACAGCAGGTGGCGCGGAATGTGGCGGTCAAGCTGATCAAAGACTACGGCGAGGCACACGTATATGCCCGGCTGGAACGCTTCGCCACCCTGATTGCCTCTGGATATCAGCCGCGCCAGTCGGGTGCCCTGTTGGTAGACATCATCAAGGATCAGGAAGGCAAATACGGCGACGGGACAGGCATAGTCTCAGTCCAGAAAGTTGCCACAAAACCCAGACAAGGAACCCAGCAGACTGCCAGCAGAAATGCGCCACGCCACGACAGCACTGACGCCGAGGATGCCAGGGAAGAGGCGGAATTTCGGGCCTTGCCGCTTGAAGAGCAGGCGGCCCGCACGGTATCGGCTCTCAAGATGATTCTGCGGTCTTAG
- a CDS encoding LLM class flavin-dependent oxidoreductase: MHPAPVNPGSIELGVDNFAAIVLDPLTGKTLGAADQLNDLVEQIIVADQVGLDSFGIGEHHRPDSLDSAPTLILAAAATRTQHIRLTSAVTVLSADDPVRVFQQFATLDLLSRGRAEIVAGRGSSVEAYPLFGHDLHDYDSLFQEKLDLLLQLRDHTHLHWSGRHRAPLTGQGVYPRPVQVQLPIWLGVGGTPASFARAGTLGLPLMIAIIGGSFRQFRPLVDLYRQAGHEAGHDPATLRVGVHAFGYVADSTAQALNEFYPGYHRMMAERGRERGWRPPTREQFEATAGPGGAFLIGDAQTVAQKVLNLSDVLGGVSRVTFQMTNVLLTHERMQRAITLLGTEVAPRVRERLPL; this comes from the coding sequence ATGCACCCCGCCCCCGTCAATCCTGGCTCAATCGAACTCGGTGTCGATAATTTCGCTGCCATCGTTTTAGATCCGCTGACCGGAAAAACACTCGGAGCTGCCGACCAGCTGAACGATCTGGTCGAACAGATCATCGTGGCCGATCAGGTGGGTCTCGATTCCTTCGGTATCGGGGAGCACCACCGCCCTGATAGCCTGGACTCCGCCCCTACGCTGATTCTCGCGGCGGCAGCCACCCGCACTCAGCATATCCGCCTGACCAGTGCAGTGACGGTTCTGAGTGCCGATGATCCAGTGCGCGTCTTTCAGCAGTTCGCCACTCTCGACCTGCTGTCGCGTGGTCGGGCCGAGATCGTGGCTGGACGAGGATCGTCAGTCGAGGCGTATCCCCTGTTCGGCCACGATCTCCACGACTACGATTCGCTGTTTCAGGAAAAACTCGACCTGCTGCTGCAACTGCGCGACCACACACACCTTCACTGGTCGGGCCGTCACCGCGCTCCGCTGACCGGACAGGGCGTTTACCCGCGCCCGGTGCAGGTGCAGCTTCCCATCTGGCTGGGAGTAGGCGGCACACCTGCCTCGTTTGCACGCGCTGGAACGCTGGGCCTCCCGCTGATGATCGCCATCATCGGCGGCAGCTTCCGGCAGTTCCGGCCTCTGGTTGACCTTTACCGGCAGGCTGGACACGAGGCTGGCCACGACCCCGCCACTCTCAGAGTCGGCGTTCATGCGTTCGGGTACGTGGCCGACAGCACCGCACAGGCCCTGAACGAGTTCTATCCCGGCTACCACCGCATGATGGCCGAACGGGGCCGCGAGCGCGGCTGGCGACCACCCACCCGCGAGCAGTTCGAGGCCACTGCCGGGCCGGGCGGAGCGTTCCTGATCGGTGATGCCCAGACGGTGGCGCAGAAGGTTCTGAACCTGAGCGATGTGCTGGGCGGCGTATCGCGCGTCACGTTTCAGATGACCAACGTGCTTCTGACTCACGAACGGATGCAGCGGGCCATCACGCTCCTGGGAACCGAGGTGGCCCCCCGCGTGCGCGAACGCCTGCCGCTGTAA